The proteins below are encoded in one region of Persephonella sp.:
- a CDS encoding type 1 glutamine amidotransferase, which yields MRIHYIQHVHFETPANIFRWAEKREYSIKGTKLFLNDKLPDMKDFDFLVIMGGPMGVYDEDKFPWLTDEKRFIEKAIKEEKKILGICLGAQLIADVLGAKVYKNRYKEIGWFPVYKTKEAEKSEVFKDFPESFTAFHWHGDTFDIPAGALHTARSEACENQAFEYKGRIIGLQFHLETNKESAQALIQNSVEELMEKGDYIQSPEEMLSKDQNFKEIEKLLTQMLDRFTSI from the coding sequence ATGAGGATACATTACATACAGCACGTTCATTTTGAAACTCCCGCAAATATATTCAGATGGGCTGAAAAAAGGGAATACAGTATAAAAGGAACTAAACTTTTTCTGAATGACAAACTCCCTGATATGAAAGATTTTGATTTTCTGGTGATTATGGGGGGACCTATGGGGGTTTATGATGAGGATAAATTTCCATGGCTTACCGATGAAAAAAGGTTTATTGAAAAGGCGATAAAAGAAGAGAAAAAGATATTAGGTATATGTCTCGGTGCACAGCTTATAGCCGATGTTTTAGGTGCAAAGGTTTACAAAAACAGATACAAAGAGATAGGCTGGTTTCCTGTTTATAAAACAAAAGAGGCTGAAAAATCAGAAGTTTTCAAGGATTTTCCAGAAAGCTTTACAGCATTCCACTGGCATGGGGATACATTTGATATACCAGCAGGGGCATTGCACACAGCAAGAAGTGAAGCATGCGAAAATCAGGCATTTGAGTATAAAGGTAGAATTATAGGTCTGCAGTTTCACCTTGAGACAAACAAAGAGAGTGCACAGGCTCTTATACAAAACTCTGTTGAGGAGCTTATGGAAAAGGGAGATTACATTCAATCTCCTGAGGAGATGCTCTCAAAAGATCAGAACTTTAAGGAGATTGAAAAACTTTTAACACAGATGCTTGACAGGTTTACCTCAATATGA